Part of the Acidobacteriota bacterium genome, TCGCCATCGGCAGGTAGAACGTCGGGCGAAGATAGAACGGCTGAGCAATGGGCACGGAAATCGTCGTCACTGGCCCGGGGTGCCCAAGCAGGCCTTTCGCCTGGATCCGAACAGCATGGTCTCCCGAGGCGAGCGAGCCGAACCTTCGTGTCCGTTCGGTCGACCACAGGGTCCAGGGGCCGTCATCAATCTGTACGCGAGTCGGCACGTCGGATGACGCAAGCTCGCCCCACCACGCAAACGCACGCCAGCTCACCTGGACCGCGTTCGCTTCGGTCACCGGCGCCTCGTTGATCACGATCGGGGGCGGCGACGGCTTCAGGAGACTGAGAACGGCCAGACCACCGCCGCTGGTCCCGACGTAGGCGTGGTCCGTCTCTGGCAGCACAGGCCACACCCTCGTGCTGCGCAATCCAGCGCCCGCGTCGAATGTGGTCCAGTTGCCGTTCTCGAAAAGCGACAGGCCCCCGAGGCAGGAGACCCACAACCGACCCTTCACATCGGAGCGCACCGCCCAGACGTCATCGCTCGCCAACCCATCGACGCTCGAGAAGTAGCGGAGCGTGTCACCCTGTAACCGGCCAAGGCCCCCCTTGATCTGATGGCCGAACCACACCGTCCCCGACGATTCAATCGCCAGGCTGAATACCCTGTCGACCAGAAGTCCCTCGGCGCTGGCCCAGTGACGCCACTGGCCGCGGTAGAAGCGGCTCAGTCCCCCGCCCGTACCAAACCAGAACGCGCCATCCGGCCCTTCCGCGAAGGCATAGACCCTGCCGTTCTTCAGGCCTTCGGCAACGCCCCAGCGCGCGATGCGGCCGTCGGGCCCGAGCCGAAAGGCACCGGGGCCTTCGGCAGGCGGCGGCCCGCCGGGGCCAGCCGTCGCCGCGATGCCCAGGAACCACACGCCGCCGCTCGAATCAGTGGCCACCCGATGGACGTAGCTGCGGTCCAGCAGGGGGTCGTCGGTCAACCGATGCCAACCCGTCCGATCCAGCCACCGCACGCCAGTAAAACTGGCCCCGCTCGAGATCCAGAGGCGATCGCGTGTGTCCCGTACAACGCCAGTCACCGCGCCGAGGAACTCCCCACCAACCCGATCGATATGTTCGGTGGCGTTGGTGCCCCGCTGCACGCGAACGAGCCCGTTGGCGGTCGCCAGCCACAGGCCGTCGTGGCCGCGATAGATCTCGTTGACGCCGTTGCGGCCGTCGGCCGATGGGAACGACAGGAAGGACCATCGGACGGCCGAATGGATGTAGAGGAACAGGCCGTGGTCCGAGGCCACCCAGACATCGCCATTTGCTCGAACCCCGATCCCGTGCGCGTCAGTGATCTCGGCAAAGCGTGTGGTGAGCGGGCCCCACTCCTGATTACGGAGGACCGTCAGTTCGCCGGTCTGGTGGGCAGCCAGCACATCGCCGTCGCTATCGACGGCCAGCGAGACCGCCTGACTGAGGATCGGCTGGCGAGTTCCCCGCAGAACGTCTGATGCGTCCCACCGCCACAATCCCCGGACCGACTGGGGACTCGGAATGTAGGCCCAGGCCCGCCCGTCTGCCAGTTCAACGACGCTGGAGAGGACGTAGGGATCGGTGACGCGCGGCATCCGCGAGTGCCACGTCGTGCCATCCCAGCGGTACAGCCCGCGATCGGTGCTGATCCACACTCCCGCCTGGCCCGCCTGGTACAAGCTGAGCACGCGGCCAAAGGGTGCAGCGGCCTGGTGCGACCGGAACGTCTTGCCGTCCCATTCGTACAGCGCGCCAGTATCCCCAAGCAATAGCAGCGGGCCCTTGCGCACGCCGGCCATGGCCACCCACTCACGAGCGGCCCCGCGGGTGACGGCCCCTGCTACCCGGACACCGTGTCGGTCGGCGAGCAGGAGTTGGCCCCGGGCGAGCACCGCCACGCCGCTGCCGGAGATGGCCGCCACGTTGGTTGCCCGGTTCTCGTATCCGGCAGGAAGCGCGACGGGGCGCCATCGGAATCCATCGAAGTACGAGATGTCTCCCCGTGTGAGCACCCACAACGTGCCATCGCGGGCGTCGACGACGTCGAGCACCATGTCGGAGGGCAGGCCGTCGCGTGTGGTGAATCGGGACCAACGCCAGAGGTCACCGGGCGCGGCGGTCTGCGCGGCGGCAGACGATGCCAGCAGAGCGGTCAACAACAGAACGCCAATCATCGTCCGCATGTCGGACCCGCGTAATCGGCACGAAGCAGAGCTCATCAGTGCTCGTATCATGCCATAGAAGCGGAGGAGTCTCCCTGTGCCGGGACCCACCATTGGCGTGCCCAAAGCCGGCGACGTCGGAGCCTCGCTCGCTGCCCCGACCTAAACGGTAGGCTCGCGTCGAAGATCGGTTGCGCCAACGGCCCTCTCTCTGGTCCAATACGCGCGTGAGCGTCATCCCCGACAGTCAACGCAATCTGCTGCGCCTGCTTGCCGGACGTCTTGTGCCAGAGTCGGCGCAACGCTCCCGCACCGAGCACGATGAGATGCTCGCGCTTATCGACCAGGCTCTCGCTGACCGGCCGGCCGCCATCCAGCGCCAGTTCTCTCTATTCCTTCACGTGTTGCGTTGGGCACCGGTGGCGCGCTATGGACGCCCGCTCGACCGCCTCGCGCCACAGCAGCAGGATTCCGTGTTGCGCTGGTTCCAGGACTTCCCCGTTCAAGTGATTCGAAGCGGATTCTGGGGTGTCCGCACACTGGTGATGATGAGCTATTACGCCCGCCCCGAAGTGGGCGCATCGATCGGCTACCAACCTTCGGCCGACGGCAACGCGGTGCTCCATGCTCGATCGCGACGCTGACATCGTCATCATCGGCTCCGGCGCGGGTGGTGGCACGGTCGCCAGGGAACTTGCTCCTCTCTGCCGGGATGGCGCGCGCGTCGTGGTCCTCGAGGCGGGTCCCAAACTGCGTGAATCGGAGTTCACGGGCCGCGAGGTCGAAATGGCTCGGCGGCTGTATGTGGATGACGGCGGGTTCCTGACCGAAGACCGCGCCATGACGCTTGCGTTCGGACGAGCCTACGGAGGATCGACGGTCGTCTACACGGGCACATCGTTGACGATCGCCGAGCCGACGCTGGAACGGTGGGGCGTGCCCGGGCTGACGCATGGCGATGTGCTTCGGCGGTCGCAGAAGTACCTGGCGGACAACAACGTCCATCTTCTCGACGAAGAGGACCTCAATGACAACAACCGCCTGTTCGCCGAAGGCTGCCGCACGCTCGGGTATCGCGTCGAGCAGTTCCCGCTGAATCTGAAAGGCTGCACAGGATCGAGCCTGTGTAATCTCGGATGCCCCAGCGGCGCGAAGATGGGCACCCATCGCGTGCAACTGCCGGAGGCCGAACGGCAGGGCGTCAGCGTCGTGACCAACTGTACGGTCGACCGCATCGAAGATCGCGCGGTCGTCGCCACCGTCAGCGAGCGGTCGTACGGCGAGCCGTCCGCCTGGGCTCCGGGTGAGTACCGGGTCCGTGCCAGAGCCGTGGTCGTCTCAGCAGGAGCCATCGGATCACCGGCGCTGATGTTGCGGTCACAACTGCCCGCGCCGCTCCCGGCTCTCGGCCGGTACTTCACGTGCCATCCCGCGCTGATCCTTGTCGCTCAGCACGACCGCCCTATCACCAACTACGCTGGACACCCGAAGAGCTTCTACTGCGATCACTTTGCCGATTCGGAGGGGTTCCTGCTGGAAACGTGCATGTACTTCCCGTTTACGACGGCCAAGAGCCTGACCGGGTTCGGCGCCGAACACAGTCGCTTGATGCGCGCCATGGACCGGCTGCAGATGATTCTCGTGCTGGCAATCGATCCGCCAGAGCCCGATAACCGTGTGCTCGTCGATCGCGAGGGCCGGACGGTGGTGCGCTACTGCTTCACGGACCGGGTCAAACGGTCGCTGGTGCTCGCGATGAGAGCGTCGGCGCGCATTTTCTTTGCAGCAGGCGCGGCCCGGATCCACGCGCCGGCGTCGCCGCAGTTCTTCATCGAGGCCAGCGACGTACATCGAGTCGACGAACTGATCCCACTTGATGGTCTCGTGCTGGGCAAGGTCGCCATCGCGAGCGCGCATCCGATGGGGGGATGCCGCATGGGCTCGAGCCCTACCGAATCGGTCACCGACCATTGGGGCCAGGTCCACGGCGTGCCGTGGCTGTTTGTGGCGGACGGCAGCCTGTTTCCCCGCTGCGCCGAGATCAACCCGTACATAACCATCATGGCACTGGCCGACCGCGTCGCCGAAGGCGTCCGCCGGCAACTGCCGGAACTGCGAGCGCTGTCGTCATGAGGATGCGGGGATCCGATCTGGTCGTACGGGCATTGGAGGATGCGGGGGCACGGTTCGCCTTCGGGATCCCCGGCACCCACAACATCGAGCTGTACGACGCGCTGCATCGGTCACAACAGGTGCTCGCGGTGCTGGTCACCGACGAGCAGAGCGCCGGCTTCATGGCCGACGGCGTCTCGCGCACCTCGTCGAGCGTGGGCGTCGTCAACGTCGTGCCGGGCGCCGGCATCACGCATTGCCTCTCCGGCATAGCAGAGGCCTACCTGGATGGCATTCCGCTGATTGTCCTGGCCTGTGGTATCCGCAACGACACGGGCCGCGCGTATCAACTGCACGACATCGATCAGCTTGCCCTGCTCCGGCCTGTCACAAAGGCATGTCTCACACCGGCGACGCCGGATGACATCTACCAGGTCGTTCGACAGGCGTTTGATCTCGCCCAGGCTGGAACACCGGGTCCGGTCGCCGTCGAGATCCCCGCGAACTTCTATCTGCTGACGCACGAGGTGGCGGCCACGCCGCCCTACAGCGCCGTGGACGCGTCGATGACGGTCGCCCCCGATGCCCTCGCCGAAGCGGCCCGCCTCCTGAATGGCGCGACACGCGTGCTGCTCTATCTCGGATACGGCGCTCGTGACGCGGGGCCCGCGCTGGTCGCCATCGCCGAGAAGCTCGGCTCACCGGCCGCGACGACCATCCAGGGCAAGGGCGTGTTCCCCGAACATCATCCCTTGTGGTTGTGGAACGGCCTCGGTCGTTCCGCGCCTCCGTTTGTCCGGACGGTCGCGGGCCGATGTGACGTCATGCTGGCAATCGGATGCCGGTTTGGAGAGGTCGGCACGGGAAGCTACGGATTCACGCCCCCGGCGACGCTCATCCACGTCGATATCAACCGCGACGTCTTTCATCGCAACTTCCCGGCGACACTGGCCATCGAAGCCGACGCCTCCGCATTCGCGTCGGCACTCCTGCCGCTCATCACGGCCCGTGAGGAATGGGGCGACACCACAGAACACATGGCGGTCGGCCATCGCGACCTTCGTGAGACGTGGCTGCGCGACCGGAGCGAAACGAGTGTGACACCGGCCGTCCTCTTCGACGCGCTCCAGAGCCTGTCGCCCGACGCGATCTATGCCACCGACAGCGGGAACGGGACGTTTCTCGGCATGGAACATCTCAGGCTGGACCTGCCCGGACAGTTTCTCGCCCCGGTGGATTTTTCCTGTATGGGGTATGCGGTGCCAGCGGCCATCGGCGCCAAACTGGCCAACCCGGCTCGCGACGTTGTCGCACTGCCAGGGGATGGCGCACTGTTGATGACCGGGCTGGAACTGGCGACGGCCGCGTCGTACGGCCTCGGCGTCGTGGTCTGCGTGCTGCGCGACGGCGAACTCGCGCAGATTGCCCAGTTTCAGAGAACGGCGCTTGGCGAAGAGGAAAACAGCGTGCTGCCGCCGTTCAAGGTGGACGCGCTGGCCGCCGCCGTTGGCGCCGAGTACGTGGCATGCCGACAGGACGCTCACGTCGCTGGCGCGCTCAATCGAGCATTCGAAGTGGCGCGCGGCGGCAGGCCGGTCGTCGTCGACGTCGCGATCGACTATTCGCGAAAGACGTTCTTCACCAAGGGCGTCGTGGCAACCACGTTTTGGCGATTGCCGTGGGGCGACCGCCTCCGGATGCTTGGACGCGCCGTGTCGCGCAACGTGCGACGTCTCGATTAACTGGGGACGGTTTCAAAACCTGCGTATGCGGCCCGTCACCAGGCCGTCAGAACGGGTTGTGAAACCGGTTCTCCTCTCGCTCCGGCGATGGCCCATCCCCGATGGTATGCTCTTGCGCGTGCACATCCCTGACGGCTTTCTGAGCGTCGGCGTCACCACGGCCACCTGGGCCGCGGCCACCGTCGGCGTGGCCTCCGCGCTTCGGGCGGAGAAGGCCGACAGCCATCCAATGCCAGCCGGCATTCTCGGCGCCACGGCGGCCTTCCTGTTCGCCGCCCAGATGATCAACGTGCCGATCGCGCCCGGCGTCAGCGGCCACCTGGTTGGAAGCGCGCTGGCTGCGGCGCTGCTTGGGCCTTGGCGCGCGCTCGTCGCCATGGCTGTCGTGCTGACCATCCAGGCCGTGCTCTTCCAGGACGGGGGCATCAGCGCGCTCGGCGCCAACATCGTTGATATGGGTGTGGCGGGTGTCGCGGTCGGGTACGCCGTGGCGGCGCTCACCACCCGCTGGTTGAGAAGCCCACGCGGATTTGCCATCGGGGTCGTGGTCGGCGCGTTCGCGGCGACCGTTGCGGCATCCGTCCTGACCGGCGTCTGGCTCGGCCTATCGGGCCTCTATCCGCTCGGGGCCATCGTGCAGGTCATGCTGGTGACGCATGTGGCGATCGGCGTGCTCGAAGCGGCACTGACCGGGGCCATCCTCGTGACCGTGCTGCGGTGGAGACCGGACTTGGTGCGGGGTCTCAACACCAGTCATACGGTGAGCCATCCGGCCGTTGCATTTGTCGGCATCCTTGGCGTGGCTGTCGTGATCGCGGCCTTCATCTCGCCCTTCGCGTCAGCGCTGCCAGACGGTCTCGAGTATGCGGCCGAGCGCCTCGGCTTTGCCGGTCGTGCCCACGCCGCGTGGTCGGCGCCCTTTGCCGAGTACTCGCTTCCATTCGCAGCCTCGGGCCGTGTGGCCACAGCGATCGCCGGAACGCTCGGAACGATCGCGGTGGCCATGCTGGCCTGGCTCATCAGCCGCGGTCTCCGGGCACCGACCGATGCCATACACCGGTAGGCGCCACGGCTTCGTCTTCGCATGCGGGTTGGTCGTCGCGTCTGCCGCGGCCCTTGCGCCGGCAGGCTTGCAGGGGGATCGCCCACCTGTGTGGGCGTGGGGTCTGTGGACGCTTGCCTTCGCTACCGCACTGTGGGCATTTCACAAAGCGGGCCTTCTCGTCGCCGAAGCTCTGCGACGGATCACCTGGCTGACGCCGGTCGTCGCGGTGTTCGCGCTGCCCGCGGCGCTACTCGCACCGACTCGTTCCCGAGGTCTGGTGGCGCTGACCCTTTCGGTGCGCGCGTTGGCGGCGGCCGCCGCAGGCGCCGGTATCGCCACCTGGCTCGGGCCAAGCGGCATCGTCAACGGCACCCGCCACCTGGGTGCGCCGCAACGATTGGTCGATGTGCTCGAGGCGACACTCGCCAGCCTTGCGACTGTGCTGCGGCAGGTCAGAGCCATGCTCCAGGCACGCGAAGCTCGACGCACACGTTTCGGCGCGTGGAGTGACATGTTGACGGAACCGGCAGACACCGTCCGCGGGTTCGGCAGATTGGTGGCCGCGTTGCTCCTCCGCTCACTCGAGCGGGCCGAGGCCCTCGAGCGCGCCCGCCGCGCAAGAGGGCTTGAGCCATGAGCAGCGAGCGTCCGCGGGCTGTCGGCTTCGAGGTCTCCGGCCTCACGTACCACTACCCGGACGGATCGGCTGCGCTCGACGGCATCAGTCTGCGTGTCGACGCCGGAGAACGCGTCGCGCTGCTCGGCCCCAATGGCGCCGGTAAGTCCACGCTGCTCCTGCACGTGGCGGGCCTCCTGCCCGAACGGCGTCGATACCTGCATGTTCACGAACCAGGGGGAACCGCACATCGCCATGGCCTGGTGGGACGGGTCGTGGTTGACGGTACGGAACTGGCGCCCGGCAGCATCAAACGGATCCGCGATCTGGTGGGCATCGTGTTTCAGGATCCCGATGACCAGTTGTTTGGCCTGACGGTTGGTGAGGATGTCGCCTACGGCCCACGGGCCCGCCGCTGGACGGCGACGACGACTGCCCACGCGGTCGAAGAAAGCCTGGCCGCCGTCGGCCTGTCCGGATTCGAGCACCGCTCGCCGCACCATCTCTCGGCCGGCGAAAAGCGCCGCGTGTGTCTTGCCGGCGTGCTGGCGTGTCGTCCCGGCCTGCTCCTGCTCGATGAGCCCTCGTCTGGTCTTGATCCCCGCGGCCGGCGCGGGCTGGCGGAATTGCTGCGCGGCCTGACCGCGACCATCGTCGTGGCGAGCCACGACCTGGGATTCGTCACCGAACTCTGCTCGCGTGCTGTCGTTCTCGACCACGGAGGCATCGTGGCGGACGGATCCGTCGCGGCGATCCTCGGTGATCACGACCTGCTGCTGCGGCACGGTCTGGCCTGAACTTCAGACGGGATTGGGGATTCGGGTTAGCGTTGCCCACCCACTTGGCCCCAACCGGGTCGTCATGACAGAATCTGGCTGCCATGATTGACGGACTCGTCAGCATCGACGCCATTCGCGAAGCGTCCGCCCGCATTCGCCCGCTGGCCCGGGTCACGCCGCTTCTCGAGGTGACCGACGTCAGCGGTGATCTCGAGCCTCCAGGTCCGCTGTTTCTGAAATGTGAGAATCTCCAACGCAGCGGGGCCTTCAAGATTCGTGGCGCCGTCAACATGATGCTCAGGCTCCCCGAATCCGATCGGGCCCGAGGTGTCATCACGTTCTCATCCGGCAACCACGGCATCGCGATGTCGCTGGCCGCGAAACTACTGGGCGTGTCCGCCGTCGTCGTCATGCCGACCACGGCGCCAACCGTCAAAGTAGAGGCGGCCCGCCGGCTGGGTGCGGAAATCGTGTTCGAGGGCACGACGACGATTGAGCGAAAGATCAGAACTGAGAAGCTGGCGGCCGAACGTGGGCTCACCATTGTGCCGCCGTTCGACCACGAGTGGATTGTCGCCGGCCAGGGCACGATGGGACTCGAGATTCTCGAACAGTGCCCGCAGGTGTCAGCTGTCTATGTTCCAGCCAGCGGTGGAGGCATGATCGCGGGCGTCGCCACCGCGATCAAGAGCCTGAACCGGGCCGTGCGAATCATTGGCGTCGAGCCGGCCGGCGCGAACAGGATGACGAAGTCGCTACACGCCGGTCGCCCGGTCACGCTGGATTCGGTCAGCGGCATCGCCGACGGCCTGCTCGCGGTGCGTCCAGGCGATATCACGTTCCGGCACGTGCAGGCCTACGTCGACTACATGATCACCGTGGACGATGCGGCCATCGCGCGTGCGATCCGGTGGCTGTTCGATCACGCAAAACTCGTCGTCGAACCGAGCGGCGCGGCCACGGTCGCCGCCGTGCTCGGTCGCCAGGACGCGTCGTGGTCTCGGGATGGAGCGGCGAGAGTGACCGTCCCGGCGGGAAGCCCGACCGTCGCCGTGCTGAGCGGCGGCAGCGTGGACGCGACCGCATACGGACGGTACATCACCGGCGGGATCTAGCACTCGAAATGGGGTTGGGAGGAAACGATGGCTGAACGAGAAGCCCTGATCGACAGGTTTGTCAGGTACGCGAAGATCGATACCCAGTCGTCGGGGACCTCGACGTCGTACCCGTCCACCGAGAAGCAGAAGGAATTGCTCCGTGTCCTGATAGACGATCTGAAGGCGGCCGGGCTCGACGACGCCGCGATGGACGAGTGGGGCTACGTGATGGCCACGCTTCCATCGAATATCCCCTCAGGGCATCCCGCCCGCGGCAAGGTCCCGACCGTTGGCCTCATCGCCCACGTGGACACGTATCACGAAGTCAGCGGCGCCAACGTCAAACCGCAGATCCATCGCCACTACGACGGCCGCGACATCGTCCTGCCCGGTGATCCGTCGCAGGTCATCCGTGTGGCCGATGAACCCGAACTCGCGGCATGCAAGGGGCTGACGGTCATCACCACCGACGGAACGACGTTGCTCGGCGCCGACGACAAGGCTGGCGTGTCGGTCATCGTCGAGACGCTGTGGCAATTCAAGGAGCACCCATCCCGACTGCACGGCCCCATCCGCGTGGGCTTCACGCCGGACGAAGAGGTGGGCCGCGGCACAGAACATTTCGATGTCGTAAAATTTGGCGCCGCCGTCGCGTACACGATTGACGGGTCCGGCCTGGGTTCGCTCGAAGCCGAGACGTTCTGCGCGGACACGGCGTTTGTGACGGTGACCGGTGCGGACGTGCATCCGGGTTACGCCAAGAATAAGATGGTGAACGCCGTGCGCGTGCTGAGCGCACTGCTGATGGCGTTGCCGCAGCACAAGACGCCCGAGACGACCGAGGGCCGGGAAGGATTCCTGCATCCCATCTCGATCTCCGGCAATACGTCCGAATCGAAGGCGCAGTTGCTCGTCCGCAGCTTCAGCGAGGAAGGTCTGCGCGAACTCGAAGACATCCTGCGCGACACCGCCGCCTTCATGGAGAAGCGGTACACCGGCGCGAAAGTAGCCGTCGAGATCAAGGACGCCTACCGGAACATGAAATACAAACTCGACGCCGTCCCGCATGTCGTCGAGTGCGCCGACCAGGCCGTCCGGCGCGCCGGTCTCGTGCCGCAGCGTCTCCCCGTGCGCGGGGGCACCGACGGATCACGCCTGTCGTTTATGGGACTGCCGACGCCGAACCTCTTCAACGGCTCGATGAACTTCCACGGCAAAAAGGAATGGGTGCCGCTCGAATGGATGGCCAAGTCGGTGGAGACGCTCGGCCATCTCTGCGACATCTGGGTCGAGCGATCTGCATTGGGGACGGTTTCATAACCGGCGAACTGCGGCACATCGTTCCAGTCGATCGCCATCAGCTCTCTCCGGGCCCCTGGGTTCGTTCCGAATCCCGAACCCCGTCTTCTGGCTTCTTCCTCACTCAGCGGCGATGCCGTTCAGGTCGCGAAACAGCTTTTCGAACCGATCGAGCGCCGCGTCGAGATCGGGCAGCGCCAGGCGCAGCGTGGCCGTATTCTCGAACAGATAAGACGCCGGCGCGAAACTGTCGAACTTCGGCGCCCACGGCGGCATGGAGGCGAAGAACCGCTCGACTTCGGCCACGAGCCGATGAGGCGCATCAGCCGGCGCGTCCCCCGGGAGCACGCCCGATTCGCCGAGGTTGAAGGCCCCGGTCACCAGTTCGCGGAACAGGGGACGGCCGAGCATGTCTTCGATCTGCGCGTCGTCCTGATCCACATACAACGCCGGCCTCAGGATCCTTCCGAACTGGAGCACGCCGCGCTCCCACAGGCCCTCGAGCCGGCGCGGGTGGCTCATCAGGCCATCAGTCAGGACCACGATCTTCTGAGCCGCGTTGGCGAAGAGCGCGGCGAACGGCCCGATGCTGTCGAGTCCACCGATCGGCACCAGGCTCCACGCTGGATCGAGATGATCGCGCCCCTGCTGCTGCAACTCACGCGAGAACCACTTCAGGTACAGCACATCGCTGGCGCGGTCGAGCAGCAACGTCTGGGGACCCAACACCGCCCGCCGCGCCACGTCGTACGCCAGCGCCGCCCGGATCGGAAACGACGTGTCCTGGTCGTTGCTCAGGAACCGGTCGCCCACCTTCGTGCCCAGCACCTTGTCGTTGGCGCCCGCGTCTTCGGCGGTTCGCACGCCATCCAGGTGTTCGGGGTCAATCATGAACGGCGAGTGCGTCGTGTAGATCACCTGAAAGTGCGGCAGCAGCTGCTCGCGAATGAACCGCATCATGTCCATCTGCGCGCGGGCGTGCAGGCTGAGGCCCGGCTCGTCGAGCAGCACGATGTAGTCGGATTCGTGCTCGCGCCGGATGTGCGACAACCACACGAGGAAGGAAAAAAACCAGATGAACCCGCTGCTTCGCTCGTCAAAGCTGAGCGTCACGTTGTGCCGCTTGTTCCGGATGCGGGTCCGGAGGATGTAGCCGCTGTTGAACGGCGGGGGATCGTTTGGACGGGCGGCATCACACCGGAACTCGACGTCGAGCGACCGATCCTGGGTCCAGTAGTCGAGCACGTCGCGCGTGATGCGTTGCGACACCGACTCGAGTTCGGCGACCAGGTACTCGAACTGGTCGATCTCCTGCAGATCCTCAGCCGATGTATTCGCGAGTTCGAGCAGCGCCAGGAACACCGAATCGACCACCGTCAGCTGGTTGGCGGCTTTGTGGCGGAGCAGTTCGTCGACGGACACTTCCGCAGGCAGGCGATGGTAATCCGCAAAATAGAGGAACTGCGGCAACCGCTTTTCGAGCACCAGTACGGCTTCATCGTGGACCGTCCCGTGCGGGAAGCGCTGCTGCGCCTCGGCCGCCAGCGCCGACTGGGCCGCCGTCGGGTGCTCGACGTCCTTGACGAGTCTGGTCAGCTCAGCGACCGTCGTCACCGACCACAGGCCCTGCAGTTCCGCCGCGTCGAGCTTGGCCGCCCGGATCAGGTTCGAGACGACTCGACGCTCGTCGACATCGATCTGCCACCGCAAGCGGTTGTCGTAGCCTTTCGACACGACCACCTTGTCGCTGGTGAGCGCGTCGGGCCCAAGCGCGGCCCCGAGCGCCTCGAGATCGCGATCCACGAGCTTCCAGGTGGTCGTCACGACTCGGTCTGGCGCCTTCTGGCGCTTTTGCCGGTAGGACGCCCACCGTCTTCGCGGGTACTCGACGTCTGAGAAATCCCCATCGATCGGCAGAATCGGGTTCACGCGGTACAAGGCCTTCAGCAGCGCCGTCTTGCCCGATTCGTTCTTGCCGACAATTCCGGTGAGTGGCCGAATCGTGAATTCGGTGGAGTCGTCGATGCACTTGAAGTTTTCGACGCGGACAGACTCGAGGATCATGTTCTGGTGGCACTCCCTGGCCGATGGAAGATGTAGTCTGACGGGCGCCAATTGTCAATTGCTAAGTCCTTCGATCCATGAATTCGGCAACGAGTCTATTCACGTAGGACTTAGTGCTGAGCGAGCATAATTCACCGGATCGCCCCGCAAGAACACGAAACTGTCATGGCGAGTCGAAGCAATAACCGAACGGCCCGTCGCCCGGCGGCCCCGTTGGTGTTCGGTTTTCGCCCGCGATCCCGTCCTTAAGGATAGTGGCAACGGCGAC contains:
- a CDS encoding response regulator, encoding MRTMIGVLLLTALLASSAAAQTAAPGDLWRWSRFTTRDGLPSDMVLDVVDARDGTLWVLTRGDISYFDGFRWRPVALPAGYENRATNVAAISGSGVAVLARGQLLLADRHGVRVAGAVTRGAAREWVAMAGVRKGPLLLLGDTGALYEWDGKTFRSHQAAAPFGRVLSLYQAGQAGVWISTDRGLYRWDGTTWHSRMPRVTDPYVLSSVVELADGRAWAYIPSPQSVRGLWRWDASDVLRGTRQPILSQAVSLAVDSDGDVLAAHQTGELTVLRNQEWGPLTTRFAEITDAHGIGVRANGDVWVASDHGLFLYIHSAVRWSFLSFPSADGRNGVNEIYRGHDGLWLATANGLVRVQRGTNATEHIDRVGGEFLGAVTGVVRDTRDRLWISSGASFTGVRWLDRTGWHRLTDDPLLDRSYVHRVATDSSGGVWFLGIAATAGPGGPPPAEGPGAFRLGPDGRIARWGVAEGLKNGRVYAFAEGPDGAFWFGTGGGLSRFYRGQWRHWASAEGLLVDRVFSLAIESSGTVWFGHQIKGGLGRLQGDTLRYFSSVDGLASDDVWAVRSDVKGRLWVSCLGGLSLFENGNWTTFDAGAGLRSTRVWPVLPETDHAYVGTSGGGLAVLSLLKPSPPPIVINEAPVTEANAVQVSWRAFAWWGELASSDVPTRVQIDDGPWTLWSTERTRRFGSLASGDHAVRIQAKGLLGHPGPVTTISVPIAQPFYLRPTFYLPMATLGAISLGLAVSIGIRRRRHRRELQEREQRFSQIFHSSPLASAISSVDEGRFVDINEAFVRNFGFARDGVIGRTATDIGLWLRPEDRSAVVSALSGPDAQHWVETSLRRKSGEVADVVTYAARIEIGGKPALVWQILDVTAQRRLEAQLRQAHKMESVGRLAGGVAHDFNNLLTVIMGNASLLDDALEHGDERHGEVEQIRIAAERAEKLTRQLLAFARKQIVEPRTTNLNDLVLKTDRMLRRLIGEHVELVTIMTPDAAAVFVDPAQIEQVLVNMAVNARDAMPNGGTLTLRTANVGIAESDPTREPDTPPGAYVRLSVVDTGTGMDAHTAAHVFDPFFTTKEAGKGTGLGLATCYGIVKQARGQITIDTASGRGTAFHIDLPVARVQDQPAEMPETQAELPRGREVVLLVEDEVQVRRLAATILRQRGYEVFEAASGSDALQFEAAHQGPIDMLVTDIVMPQMRGTELASHLRSRRPDLKVLFVSGYTDDQVFRQEVGAGPFAFLAKPFTPAALANKVREQLDNPVP
- a CDS encoding GMC family oxidoreductase; translated protein: MLDRDADIVIIGSGAGGGTVARELAPLCRDGARVVVLEAGPKLRESEFTGREVEMARRLYVDDGGFLTEDRAMTLAFGRAYGGSTVVYTGTSLTIAEPTLERWGVPGLTHGDVLRRSQKYLADNNVHLLDEEDLNDNNRLFAEGCRTLGYRVEQFPLNLKGCTGSSLCNLGCPSGAKMGTHRVQLPEAERQGVSVVTNCTVDRIEDRAVVATVSERSYGEPSAWAPGEYRVRARAVVVSAGAIGSPALMLRSQLPAPLPALGRYFTCHPALILVAQHDRPITNYAGHPKSFYCDHFADSEGFLLETCMYFPFTTAKSLTGFGAEHSRLMRAMDRLQMILVLAIDPPEPDNRVLVDREGRTVVRYCFTDRVKRSLVLAMRASARIFFAAGAARIHAPASPQFFIEASDVHRVDELIPLDGLVLGKVAIASAHPMGGCRMGSSPTESVTDHWGQVHGVPWLFVADGSLFPRCAEINPYITIMALADRVAEGVRRQLPELRALSS
- a CDS encoding thiamine pyrophosphate-binding protein, which codes for MRMRGSDLVVRALEDAGARFAFGIPGTHNIELYDALHRSQQVLAVLVTDEQSAGFMADGVSRTSSSVGVVNVVPGAGITHCLSGIAEAYLDGIPLIVLACGIRNDTGRAYQLHDIDQLALLRPVTKACLTPATPDDIYQVVRQAFDLAQAGTPGPVAVEIPANFYLLTHEVAATPPYSAVDASMTVAPDALAEAARLLNGATRVLLYLGYGARDAGPALVAIAEKLGSPAATTIQGKGVFPEHHPLWLWNGLGRSAPPFVRTVAGRCDVMLAIGCRFGEVGTGSYGFTPPATLIHVDINRDVFHRNFPATLAIEADASAFASALLPLITAREEWGDTTEHMAVGHRDLRETWLRDRSETSVTPAVLFDALQSLSPDAIYATDSGNGTFLGMEHLRLDLPGQFLAPVDFSCMGYAVPAAIGAKLANPARDVVALPGDGALLMTGLELATAASYGLGVVVCVLRDGELAQIAQFQRTALGEEENSVLPPFKVDALAAAVGAEYVACRQDAHVAGALNRAFEVARGGRPVVVDVAIDYSRKTFFTKGVVATTFWRLPWGDRLRMLGRAVSRNVRRLD
- a CDS encoding gluconate 2-dehydrogenase subunit 3 family protein; the encoded protein is MSVIPDSQRNLLRLLAGRLVPESAQRSRTEHDEMLALIDQALADRPAAIQRQFSLFLHVLRWAPVARYGRPLDRLAPQQQDSVLRWFQDFPVQVIRSGFWGVRTLVMMSYYARPEVGASIGYQPSADGNAVLHARSRR